A genomic segment from Corylus avellana chromosome ca5, CavTom2PMs-1.0 encodes:
- the LOC132180367 gene encoding dirigent protein 22-like — MALPNLLLVLVAATAIYLVKGTDLKETKLSLYLQDISAFGAANATAVPVAGIAGKDWTFTQFGTLYVTDDNITETPDRNSARVGQAQGMYVTAGLDGLNSHVMVSIVFTNKEYNGSTIQLQGISKQFEAVREVSVVAGTGKFRFARGYATFETYFLDIPAQYSVIRCNVTVQHY, encoded by the coding sequence ATGGCACTTCCCAATTTATTATTAGTATTGGTTGCAGCGACGGCCATATATTTAGTCAAAGGTACGGACCTCAAAGAAACGAAGCTATCCTTATACTTGCAAGACATCTCGGCCTTCGGCGCCGCCAATGCCACGGCCGTCCCAGTTGCTGGTATTGCCGGCAAGGATTGGACATTCACCCAGTTCGGAACCCTCTACGTCACCGACGACAACATCACCGAAACCCCAGATCGGAATTCAGCCAGAGTTGGGCAGGCACAGGGCATGTACGTGACGGCGGGGTTGGACGGGTTGAATTCGCATGTTATGGTGTCGATAGTGTTCACAAATAAGGAGTACAACGGAAGCACCATACAATTGCAAGGTATTAGCAAGCAATTTGAGGCTGTTAGAGAGGTTTCGGTGGTCGCCGGAACGGGAAAATTTCGGTTTGCTAGAGGTTATGCTACTTTCGAGACATATTTCTTGGACATTCCTGCCCAATACTCGGTTATCCGGTGCAACGTCACTGTCCAACATTACTAG
- the LOC132183165 gene encoding uncharacterized protein LOC132183165: protein MIQLLYTVIVAEMVLILTLLFKSPLRKLVIITLDRVKRGRGPVMLSTVAGTLFVVLMSSVYSMNKIQSRTMEGGVANPTDQVLMAKHMLEASLMGFLLFLSLMIDRLHHYIRELRLLRKTMEAAKKQNRSFEDSKNGGSEEVKALGEEIATLRAKVKKLESECKTKTEEAKAAETESAALRKQSEGFLLEYDRLLEDNQSLRNQLESIDSGLSQPDNKKST from the exons ATGATACAGCTGCTCTACACCGTGATCGTGGCCGAAATGGTTCTGATCCTGACCCTCCTCTTCAAGAGCCCTCTGCGGAAGCTGGTGATCATAACGTTGGATCGGGTAAAGCGCGGGCGGGGACCAGTCATGCTCTCGACTGTAGCCGGGACCCTCTTCGTGGTGCTTATGTCCAGCGTCTACAGCATGAACAAGATCCAGAGCCGAACGATGGAGGGCGGTGTGGCCAATCCCACGGATCAGGTCCTCATGGCCAAGCACATGCTCGAAGCCTCTCTTATGG GATTTTTGCTCTTCCTCTCACTGATGATAGATAGATTACATCATTATATAAGAGAGCTTCGTTTACTCAGGAAGACAATGGAGgctgcaaaaaaacaaaatcgaaGCTTTGAGGATAGCAAAAATGGCGGTTCAGAGGAGGTGAAAGCCTTGGGGGAAGAAATTGCTACATTGAGGGCAAAGGTGAAGAAGCTGGAATCTGAATGTAAGACAAAAACAGAGGAGGCAAAGGCCGCTGAAACTGAATCAGCGGCTCTAAGAAAGCAATCTGAAGGATTCCTGCTGGAATATGACCGTTTGCTGGAGGACAATCAAAGCCTTCGCAACCAGTTGGAGTCAATTGACTCAGGCTTGTCACAGCCTGATAACAAAAAGAGCACTTGA
- the LOC132182385 gene encoding dihydrolipoyllysine-residue succinyltransferase component of 2-oxoglutarate dehydrogenase complex 2, mitochondrial-like codes for MIWEIIRRKVASPKTLGEAVQRIRPSVLSGARCYRTTRKEALLAGKGFEHVQSSSYHTFLGGHAHSKPREVTTLFQAEPFVRLRNRSFSSDNGDLVEAVVPFMGESITDGTLANFLKKPGDRVAVDEPIAQIETDKVTIDVVSPEAGIIQKFVAKEGDTVEPGTKIAVISKSGEGVTQAPSEKVAAHPPPPEQEESAEKQIPKAETAPIKEKIKEPSPSQPKAKGPSPAPKHTASEPQLPPKDRERRVPMTRLRKRVATRLKDSQNTFALLSTFNEVDMTNLMKLRSDYKDAFVEKHGVKLGLMSGFVKAAVTALQSQPVVNAVIDGDDIIYRDYIDISIAVGTPKGLVVPVIRNSEKMNFADIEKEINTLAKKANDGSISIDEMAGGTFTISNGGVYGSLLSTPIINPPQSAILGMHSIVSRPMVVGGNIVPRPMMYIALTYDHRLIDGREAVFFLRRIKDVVEDPRRLLLDI; via the exons ATGATTTGGGAGATAATTCGCCGCAAAGTTGCTTCG CCGAAGACGTTAGGAGAGGCAGTGCAGAGGATTAGGCCTTCAGTGTTGTCAGGGGCAAGATGTTACAGGACAACTCGGAAAGAG GCTTTGCTCGCTGGGAAAGGATTTGAGCATGTCCAGAGCTCTAGTTACCACACTTTTTTAG GAGGTCATGCCCATTCAAAGCCGAG gGAAGTTACAACACTATTTCAAGCTGAGCCCTTTGTTCGATTGAGGAATAGATCATTTTCTTCGGACAATG GAGACCTGGTTGAGGCTGTTGTTCCTTTCATGGGTGAATCTATAACTGATGGCACTCTAGCAAATTTCCTAAAGA AACCTGGGGACAGAGTTGCAGTTGATGAACCTATTGCTCAAATTGAAACTGATAAG GTGACAATTGATGTAGTTAGTCCTGAAGCTGGCATCATTCAAAAG TTTGTGGCCAAGGAAGGTGATACTGTGGAACCAGGTACCAAGATTGCTGTCATCTCAAAATCAGGTGAAGGTGTGACACAAGCTCCATCAGAAAAGGTTGCTGCTCATCCACCACCTCCTGAACAGGAGGAAAGTGCAGAGAAGCAAATCCCCAAAGCAGAGACCGCTCCTATCAAGGAGAAGATTAAAGAACCATCTCCATCACAACCCAAGGCAAAAGGACCTTCTCCAGCTCCTAAACACACAGCTTCAGAACCCCAGCTTCCTCCCAAGGATAGGGAAAGACGA GTTCCCATGACAAGACTCAGGAAACGGGTTGCAACACGCTTGAAAGATTCTCAGAATACATTTGCTTTGCTGAGCACATTTAATGAGGTTGATAT GACAAACTTGATGAAGCTCCGTTCAGATTATAAAGATGCCTTTGTTGAAAAGCATGGAGTTAAATTAGGACTTATGTCAGGCTTCGTGAAA GCTGCTGTTACTGCGCTTCAGAGTCAGCCAGTTGTCAATGCTGTCATTGATGGTGATGATATCATATATCGAGATTACATTGATATTAGCATTGCTGTTGGGACTCCTAAG GGCCTCGTTGTTCCAGTTATCCGCAATTCTGAGAAGATGAACTTTGCCGATATAGAGAAGGAAATAAATACTCTAGCTAAGAAGGCAAATGATGGTTCTATATCAATTGATGAAATGGCTGGAGGTACATTCACAATATCAAACGGTGGTGTCTATGGAAGTCTTTTGAGTACACCAATCATCAACCCACCACAG TCGGCTATATTAGGCATGCACTCAATAGTTAGCCGTCCAATGGTTGTTGGGGGTAATATTGTTCCTAGGCCAATGATGTATATTGCGTTGACATACGATCATCGGCTGATTGACGGGAGGGAGGCTGTGTTTTTCTTGCGCCGCATCAAAGATGTTGTAGAGGACCCTCGCAGGCTTCTCCTTGATATATGA